One Mycolicibacterium fallax genomic window, TCGAAGGCCTGCGCAAGAAGAACGCCGAGCACCCGATCGAGGTCACCGGCAAGAAGCTGCGCGACCTGATGAGCTGGGTGGACCGGCCGATCACCGAGACCGCGTAGCAACCGCGCACCGATCTCTGCAACGGCGAGGCCCGTCCCGAATCACCGGGACGGGCTTCGTCGTATCGGTGCCGGGAGCCCGAATTCCCGTCTGAGCGCGGTGCGGGCGGCGTAGAACCCGCACATTCCGTGCACCCCGCCGTTGGGCGGGGTCGCCGCCGAACACAGGTAGGCGCGGGGCACCGGCAGCGCCCACGGGTTGGCGCGCAGCGTCGGGCCGGCCATCGCCCGCCACATCGAGTTGCCGCCGCCGGTGATGTCCCCGCCGACCAGGTTGGCGTTGTGCCCGGCCATGTCCGAGGCCGGCACGCTGCGCACCGCCAGCACCACATCCCGGAAGCCGGGGGCAAAGCGCTCCACCGCGGCGGTCACCGTCTCGGCCTGGTCGACCGGGGAGCCGTGCGGCACATGGGCATATGTCCAGAACGGTCGCCGGCCGCGCTCATCGATCCGAGTCGGGTCGCCCACGTGTGGAGAGGCCGCCAGCACCATCGGCGACTGCGCGTGCCGGCCGGCGCCCACCGCCGCTTCGGCCGCTGCCATCTGATCCCGCGAACCGCCGAGATGGAACGTCGCGGTCTCCAACAGCCGGGGATCTGCCCACGGAATCTCCTCGGACAGAACGAAATCCACCTTCGCCACGCCCGCGCCGTACCGCAGTCTCCGCAGCCGGGCGGCATACCGGTTCGGCAGCTCCTCGCGATAGATGCCGAGCAGGGCGCGGGCCGGCAGGTCGTAGATGACCACCCCGGGAGGAGGTGTCGTCACCGGCTCACCGAGGACCAGTTCACCGCCGTGGGCGGTGAACTCGGTCAGCATCGCCTCGACGATCGCCTGGCTGCCGCCGGTGGGAACCGGCCACCCGACGGTGTGCCCGAGCGCCGCCAGCGCGGTGCCCAGACCGGCGGCCGGCAGCGAGTTCAGCGGGCGCACCGCGTGCGCGGCCACCCCGGCGAACAACGCCTGGGCGTCCTCGCCGCGCAGCAGGCGTCCGCCGGCACTGGCCTGGGCGGCCACCCGCAGCCCCAGCGCCCCGGCCAGGGCCGATTGCCGGGGCAGCGAGCGCTTGTCGGTGAGCATGACGTCGGCCACGGCGGTGTTGTCGCCGGTCAGCGGCGCGAACATGGCCCGCCAGGAGTCGGGATGGCGCAGCTGCGCGCAGGTCCGCTCCAGGTCGCGATACGCCAGCGCGGCGGGGCGCCGGTCCAGCGGGTTGGCGTAGGAGATCGGCGGGCTGGTCAACGCGACCCGGTCGGCCAGCCCGAAGGCCCGGAAGAACGGCGAGGCCAGCGCCATCGGGTGGATCGCCGAGCAGACGTCGTGGGCGACGCCGGGGTACTCGGGGTCGGGCAGCGTGCGAGCGCCGCCGCCGACGGTGGATTGCGCCTCGATGATCCGAACCCGCAGACCGGCGCGGGCGCAGGTGAGCGCGGCGCTCAGGCCGTTGGGGCCACTGCCGACGACGGTGACATCGGTCATATCCGTCTCTTTCGCCAGGTCGGGCCCGGTTGGGGGGATGGACGCGCTTTGTGGCCGCTCACGGCCGCCCATTAGGCTGTCCGGGTGAGTCTTCCTGTTGTACTGATTGCCGACAAGCTCGCCCCATCGACGGTGGACGCCCTGGGTGACCAGGTAGAGGTCCGCTGGGTGGACGGTCCGGACCGGGAGAAGCTGCTGGCCGCGGTTGGCGACGCCGACGCGCTGCTGGTGCGCTCGGCCACCACCGTCGACGACGAGGTGCTGGCCGCCGCGCCGAAGCTCAAGATCGTCGCCCGCGCCGGCGTCGGCCTGGACAACGTCGACGTGGATGCGGCCACCGCGCGCGGCGTGATGGTGGTCAACGCCCCGACGTCCAACATCCACAGCGCGGCCGAGCACGCCGTCGCGCTGCTGCTGGCGGCGGCCCGGCAGGTGCCCGCCGCGGACGCCACGCTGCGCGATCGCACCTGGAAGCGCTCGAAGTTCTCCGGCGTCGAGCTGTTCGGCAAGACCGTCGGCGTCGTCGGGCTGGGCCGGATCGGTCAGCTCGTGGCGCACCGGCTGGCGGCCTTTGACACCGACATCGTCGCCTACGACCCCTACCTGCCGGCCGCCCGCGCCGCGCAGTTGGGCATCGAGCTGCTGCCGCTCGATGAGGTGCTCGCCCGCGCCGACTTCATCACCATGCACCTGCCCAAGACCCCCGAGACCGCCGGCCTGCTGAACCGGGAGGCGCTGGCCAAGACCAAGCCCGGGGTGGTCATCGTCAACGCCGCCCGCGGTGGCCTGATCGACGAGCAGGCACTCGCCGACGCCATCACCAGCGGCCACGTCCGGGCCGCCGGGCTGGACGTGTTCGACACCGAGCCGTGCACCGACAGCCCGCTGTTCGAGCTGGAGCAGGTCGTGGTGACCCCGCACCTCGGCGCCTCCACCGCCGAGGCGCAGGACCGGGCCGGCACCGATGTGGCCGAGAGCGTGAAGCTGGCGCTGGCCGGTGAATTCGTGCCGGACGCGGTCAACGTCGGCGGCGGCGTCGTCGGCGACGAGGTCGCCCCGTGGCTGGACCTGGTGTCCAAGCTGGGTGTGCTTGCCGGTGCGCTGTCGCCGGAGCCGCCGGTGTCGCTGGCCGTGCACATCCGCGGCGAACTGGCCGCCGAGGATGTCGCGATCCTGGAACTGGCCGCGCTGCGCGGGCTGTTCTCCACCGTGGTCAGCGAGCAGGTCACCTTCGTCAACACCCCGGCGCTGGCCGCCACCCGCGGCGTCACCGCGGAGCTGACCAAGACCGCCGAGAGCCGCAACCACCGCAGCGTGGTGGACATCCTGGCCGTGCAGTCCGACGGGTCGTCGGTCAACGTGGCCGGCACGCTGGCCGGCCCGCAGCTGGTGCAGAAGATCATCCAGATCAACGGACGCAACCTGGATCTGCGCGCCGAGGGCTACAACATGATCGTCAACTACCTGGACCGGCCCGGCGCGCTCGGCAAGATCGGCACCCTGCTCGGCTCCGCCGAGGTGAACATCGAGGCCGCCCAGCTGTCCCAGGACGCCGAGGGCGACGGCGCCACCATCATGCTGCGGCTGGACCGCGACGTGCCCGAGGAGGTGCGCGCCACCATCGCCGATGCGGTCGGCGCGACGACGCTGAAGGTGGTTGACCTGTCATGAAGCTCGCTGTCATCGCCGGAGACGGCATCGGCCCGGAGGTAATCGCGCAGGCCACCCGGGTACTCGACGCGGTGCTGCCCGGGGTCGAGAAGACCGACTACGACCTGGGCGCGCGGCGCTACCACGCCACCGGTGAGCTGCTCACCGACGAGATCATCGAGGAACTGCGCGGCTACGACGCGATCCTGCTGGGCGCCATCGGCGACCCGTCGGTCCCGTCGGGCGTGCTGGAGCGCGGGCTGCTGCTGAAGCTGCGCTTCGCCCTCGACCATCACATCAACCTGCGGCCGTCGAAGCTGCAGGCCGGGGTGGATTCGCCACTGGCCGGCAATCCGGCGATCGACTTCGTGGTGGTCCGCGAGGGCACCGAGGGCCCCTACACCGGTACCGGCGGCGCGATCCGGGTGGGCACCGAGCACGAGGTGGCCACCGAGGTCAGCCTCAACACCGCCTTCGGGGTGGAGCGGGTGGTGCGCGACGCGTTCGCCCGCGCGCAGGCGCGCCGCAAGCACCTGACCCTGGTGCACAAGACGAACGTGCTGACCTTCGCCGGCTCGCTGTGGGCCCGCATCGTCGCGCAGGTCGGGGCCGAATACCCCGAGGTCGAGGTCGCCTACCAGCACATCGATGCCGCGACTATCCACCTGGTCACCGATCCGGGCCGCTTCGACGTGATCGTCACCGACAACCTGTTCGGCGACATCATCACCGACCTGGCCGCGGCGGTGTCCGGCGGCATCGGGCTGGCGGCCAGCGGCAACATCGACGGGTCGCGGCGCAGTCCGTCGATGTTCGAGCCGGTGCACGGCAGTGCCCCCGACATCGCGGGGCAGGGGATCGCCGATCCGACCGCCGCCGTGATGAGCGTGGCGCTGCTGCTGGCTCACCTTGGCGAGGACGCGGCGGCGGCCCGGGTGGATGCGGCCGTGGAGAAGCATCTGGCGACTCGCGGGGATGCGGTGCTGTCCACCGTCGAGGTCGGCGATCGGATCCTGGCGAACCTGTAG contains:
- the serA gene encoding phosphoglycerate dehydrogenase; the encoded protein is MSLPVVLIADKLAPSTVDALGDQVEVRWVDGPDREKLLAAVGDADALLVRSATTVDDEVLAAAPKLKIVARAGVGLDNVDVDAATARGVMVVNAPTSNIHSAAEHAVALLLAAARQVPAADATLRDRTWKRSKFSGVELFGKTVGVVGLGRIGQLVAHRLAAFDTDIVAYDPYLPAARAAQLGIELLPLDEVLARADFITMHLPKTPETAGLLNREALAKTKPGVVIVNAARGGLIDEQALADAITSGHVRAAGLDVFDTEPCTDSPLFELEQVVVTPHLGASTAEAQDRAGTDVAESVKLALAGEFVPDAVNVGGGVVGDEVAPWLDLVSKLGVLAGALSPEPPVSLAVHIRGELAAEDVAILELAALRGLFSTVVSEQVTFVNTPALAATRGVTAELTKTAESRNHRSVVDILAVQSDGSSVNVAGTLAGPQLVQKIIQINGRNLDLRAEGYNMIVNYLDRPGALGKIGTLLGSAEVNIEAAQLSQDAEGDGATIMLRLDRDVPEEVRATIADAVGATTLKVVDLS
- a CDS encoding 3-isopropylmalate dehydrogenase, yielding MKLAVIAGDGIGPEVIAQATRVLDAVLPGVEKTDYDLGARRYHATGELLTDEIIEELRGYDAILLGAIGDPSVPSGVLERGLLLKLRFALDHHINLRPSKLQAGVDSPLAGNPAIDFVVVREGTEGPYTGTGGAIRVGTEHEVATEVSLNTAFGVERVVRDAFARAQARRKHLTLVHKTNVLTFAGSLWARIVAQVGAEYPEVEVAYQHIDAATIHLVTDPGRFDVIVTDNLFGDIITDLAAAVSGGIGLAASGNIDGSRRSPSMFEPVHGSAPDIAGQGIADPTAAVMSVALLLAHLGEDAAAARVDAAVEKHLATRGDAVLSTVEVGDRILANL
- a CDS encoding phytoene desaturase family protein, which produces MTDVTVVGSGPNGLSAALTCARAGLRVRIIEAQSTVGGGARTLPDPEYPGVAHDVCSAIHPMALASPFFRAFGLADRVALTSPPISYANPLDRRPAALAYRDLERTCAQLRHPDSWRAMFAPLTGDNTAVADVMLTDKRSLPRQSALAGALGLRVAAQASAGGRLLRGEDAQALFAGVAAHAVRPLNSLPAAGLGTALAALGHTVGWPVPTGGSQAIVEAMLTEFTAHGGELVLGEPVTTPPPGVVIYDLPARALLGIYREELPNRYAARLRRLRYGAGVAKVDFVLSEEIPWADPRLLETATFHLGGSRDQMAAAEAAVGAGRHAQSPMVLAASPHVGDPTRIDERGRRPFWTYAHVPHGSPVDQAETVTAAVERFAPGFRDVVLAVRSVPASDMAGHNANLVGGDITGGGNSMWRAMAGPTLRANPWALPVPRAYLCSAATPPNGGVHGMCGFYAARTALRREFGLPAPIRRSPSR